The genomic window TGATATAAAGAAGTGCTGCAACATtacgctagtgtgtgtgcagttacgggggataccagataaCACAAATTCTTTCCCGTTATTAGTAATAGTATTATACAGCTACGTTACTTGTAACTCCGATTTTTAATAGGTATCTGATAGTCAGattgttttctaaaataaaaataaatatcgtcatattatgagtaaataaataaataacataaacagTTACACCTTGAAAGTAACGATTGCGGGTTTGATTCCTGGGCCCGTGTCTTGTTTGCAGTATCTTTgttttaactgatataaaaatttttagttagtttcttatttttaagaatacctacacaaaattcattcttaaattagtttttttgcCACTGACGAGGTATCAAATAACTAGATTTTTAGAGAAACAACTACCTATGTTCTTTATAGTGATTTGGTTGCTAAGTAATTACACATCATATAGTAACACTTACATAAAGGGTAAAGGGTCTTAAGTTCAGTTCTCTGTACAGCGTCATCTTCCTAAAAagacaaaattacaattcataCTTTGTCCGTGACAAATGCGGTCTGCCATCAGTCCGTCATTTTTGTGTCCTCTAAGACACGTCTCTCCACAACGCCAAGTAATGGAAAttttcacagagtactggatccctgacaattcgagcagctccgCTCAAATATGGATAATACAATACTCGTTATGTGGCCGGAACCGCACCTTATAAAGCACACAAATACGGACCGGATCTAAATAGTGTACCacactactttaaaaaattgttggtaaaaactaaaacaaattactgggcatatgagacttgacatcttatgtctcaaggtgacgagcgcagttgtagtgccgctcagaatttttgggtattttaagaatcctgatcggcactgcattttaatcaatcaattatcatcagctgaacgtcctgctcgtctcgacccttattttcataaaaaaaaaaaaattatctactTAGAGTACCATTAAAATATGGAATACCCGATTTTTCGGATAATGTCCCTGTTTATTTTCCGGTCACAGTGGATGTTACAATCACGCGTTGTGGAGGTTTTGTGTTACAAACatcgaattaatttgtattatgaaaagaacaaaaaaagtgTGATTACTACTATTCTATCGGTGAAATGTAATTCCTTGACACTTTTTATGCTgcgtagtattgtttttacacgttttcacaacgcgcgacggcatttttaaaataatttattgagacgcaaactgatctgtcacagacgatgacaagtctcataatggccgcctgtcggcttgtattagtgtaagtgtgtgcgtggagcTATAAATTTAGACGTTCATCGGCTTGTTTTgctgctacactgttatgtaaggtgacacggagtccttagttttttactagtccgtgtctGTGACATTACGTTTCGACATATGACAGTCGCTAgataaaatttttgataaagTTCAATATCTTGCTAAAaacctaaaggccggcaacgcatctcctgACAGCAACacttgcggatgtccatgggcggttgcctcacttctccccatcccgtgagtcATCATTATTGAAATACAACTGCACAGTAAGAATAAAAAGAAGCCTGCTGAATTTTTGAGGTGCGGAATTTTGATTTCCAtttagtgatttaaaatcctattttgtataaaaatataagttagtatatgcacattaaaatttttaaggttTCTCTATTGTAACATATGGTCATACATTTTTTCATgagattaaatttttttttatgaaaaaaaagggaTGAGAtgcgcaggacgttcaactgatggcaATTGCATTTGCATTGCAAaagcaattgatacgccctacccattacaatgaagtgccgctcaggattcttgaaaaacccaaaaattctgggcggcaatacaattgcgcttgtcaccttaagacataagatgttaagtctcatttgtctcatcccagtaattgcactagctacggcacctttcagaccgaaacacagaaatgtttacacattactgcatcacggcagaaatatgcgccgctgtggtacccataatctagccggcttcctgtgcaaaggagcctcccactggttcgtcatcatcatcatcatcagccggaagacgtccactgctggacaaaggcctcccccaaagatttccacgacgatcggtcctgcgctgtcctggtaaatagacaaaaaataaaaacaccataagctttttacattttttaataaattaacataaacaaAACTCTATgacataaaactaaaaacatttctaaaacatcacaaaaattAGCAAATAAAAATGTGGGCATCAAAAACACTCATTGAAATTCacaaaaaacttcataaaataaaggaaagaaaaaataaaaattaaaacagcacTCATTTGTTTTCGCATTTaagacaaaaaattaaaattgataaaactCAAAGTTAGTACAAACATTGAGAAGTGTCACCCAATGCGCTTCGAACATATTTTTGTGTCCTCATTGATTAACATGTACCTAATATGTAAGTACCTAACTAATATCATACTCAAAATCCAAATGGAGTTTATTTGTTCGCATTTAACTCCTTatctaataattttgtaataaaaatacattggGTTCTAACTAACTATAGGTTAGCTATTTAACTACCATAAGATGCAGGGTGTTTCGGAGAAtatatagtttattataatttaatgttggTGATAACTTATCCGGAACCAATATTTTTACTTAGAAATACATACCTATATATCCACAATACAAACATAtcacaattcatacaatgagcgggcgcgggttaattaaattataagtatggCAATAAAACGTTTATCGTGTCAGCCctggtatatattataataacgaaaGCGTCATCGGCTGGGTAAACGAAAATCCCTTcggtaattaaattattgtaagcgCAGcttattatatagtttattagTTATACTAGAATCTGATACATCATCTCAAATCACAAAAGGAATTTTAGgtgtaattttgaaatattaagacATTCTTCTTCATGAgacttcattaaattttaatgtccTTGAAATGTTCAATTAATGTCACAAATTATACCTTACCTGGTaagtttgtaaaataataagatctttctaatgtttttaaatacgaTACTCGTAGTCGTATATATGGTTTATAGCTGAGACATACATAGAAACAGGTTAATATTTACAAACTAACTAGGAGGCTTTAATTAACACAGGATAATGAaagaagttattattataacatacgtTTCTGAAAGTGCATAACAAGAGATTGTTTATGAGTAAATTTCAGCGGACAAATGTCGCATGTATatggtttatcaccggtatgtattctactatgtctcttcaaatGACCAGATtcactgaaactcttaccacacacattgcacgggtaaggtttatcaccggtatgtattcgactatgtctcttcaaatcACTAGATTGAATGAAACTTTTACCACATACATTGCACGGGTAAgatttatcaccggtatgtattttACTATGTGTTTTCAAATGACTAGATtgattgaaactcttaccacatacatTACATGGATATGGTTTATCGCAAGGTTGTATTCTTTTGTGGTTCGTCAGATGACCAGATTCAGTGGTACTCTTACCACATTCATCACGAGGGTATGGTTTTTCACCAGTGTATTGACCTGTACCTTGCTTTAAATAACTGCATTGATTGGACATTGTTCCGCCAACATTACTGGATTCAGTCATTCCACACGTATTATGTACCTTTGAAGCATCAGGTTCGTTGGGCGTTGTTTTGGTAATATTATCCGATTGAGACTTTTTATCTCTATATATTGAGTTATGTTCTTTCAATTCAACAGATTGATTGGTTTTTTCATTTACGATACTGACAGTAGACTTTGTAtctgaatgtattttattagttttcttCGAAGCAATAGTTTGATTGTACGTTGGTCTTTTAACATTGCTTGAATTCGACTTTTTAACtggaataattttcttttttttcgtaAATATAACAGATTGCTTCAACGAAGTTCCACTCTTATTTCTTGGATTGGTCAATTCTGCGTACATTTTATCATAGTGTTCATAACTAGCTGCTAGTCGCTTaactgtaaagtaaaaaaatatattgaatatttctcgTCTGTTGACACATATGGTACATATATTACTTTGGATGGGCTATTTAGTGAGTCATTTGCAAATTATATTTGGATTAGGATCcaagaaatattaaataactaatgtaCGACGAGACAGATAATCATGATACACATAAAGTACGTGGACGTACCAGTTCACtcgataataattttatgtcaaGAAATTACTGTCGCCTTTATTATCTTGCTTCTTAGTTCAGAGGAATGCAAGTTACATTTCTTTTAAGAATGTGTAAATTCTAtattgaaggtaaccatgttgTGAAATACAGCGCTATCACTTTACAATGCAAACACAATGTGAAGTCTCCACACATTCATTCGCTTCACGACGATTCGGGCAGGGAATATGGGTTATAAGTAGTAAAGGGGACTGACCATTTTTGGGCCCAGctgttacagaaataaaatgtaGCGTacacaattctttattttataatgagccaaaatcactaaaaatataaaattcacagttgctaaatataaaaaaaaattggaatgtttgtgtattttgtttgaATCGAGAGATTTATAACATAAAACGGCTGAAGAGGCAATAAGTCTATGGTAAGACTTTAATTCATGTCATTGCATGCAAtgtgggcttttttttcatttttgtgtaccaaagttaattcaaattttgtgaAATGGCGTGTGTACCAAAAGTCAATATTAATTGACAAAAAAGAATTACTGACAGctaattgataataattatgggttttCTTGTAATCTTAGTTAAGTGAAAATTGTATAAGTTCTCATAATAAGCAAAATGATTATTGctaaatatcattaatatttgtCTCAGCTTGAGTATCTTAATATTCTACTGAGTTACAATATATAATTCctttagttttaataattttttttctactgaGTTACGTTTTGGCAATGCGACTCTAATATCTTTTACATTTAAATGTCATCACGCAAACGCAGTATAGAAATAGAACTAAAAATCAATGCAATGAGATCAGATTAATActtgctttaaaaaaaagtacagtGCTCCTTAAGAAcacaacaattttttataattttctgaATGCCACCGACGACAACCGACCACAATTTTAACGGGTGTCTCACGACAACGTGAGACACCCGTTAAAATTAGGTATTTCcaattaaactatttaaaaatgttatttaaatatatgtaacaGTTATTAAAGCAGTAAAACAATAAGCcgatttcatgtttattcaaacaatCAAATAATTTCACGTGAACAcgtgcaaaataaaataattataggcgTTAAACAGCCATAGGACAGGACAAAAACTCAaggtacaaaaaaattaaaagacgcCCATGTAAAGTGCAGTTTGTGGAtctttattttggttttttcatccaatacaggcaaagggttcgagcccttACAGCGAGTTGGCGATACAATTTGTGATTCACTCTGGTTTTATAGTTTATATTCAGGTGAATGTTTACTATTGCGTATTTCGTATTTTCGGTGATTTTTTGTATGACTTGGACTGCATCACGGAAACCGACGAATCATGCTttcacttttataaataaaagagaGTTTTACTTTGCCATTTTTAAgggtatattattttcaatattaaatataagtaggTTGGTACCGAATAGTGACGTAGTCTTAACTTGGCTATGCTATGCTATGCATTCGCAATGAGTAACTAGCAGATCATGCATGGTTgtggatttattgttattattattggtcGTTAGGTCTTGTATAAATTGATAAATGCAAAATATCAGATCAAATAACACACACTCATTAACATAACCTAACTTTCGTTTAGTTTAGTGCCCATAGCTTTATTATGCACCTGTCAATAAGACTAACATTAATACAGCTTTAAACTGATATTTTTATCTAACTAGTGACATTAATTTGGAGAGTGGAAACATTCATCAAAATTTGAGCATAATGATGTATGGGAGAGATGGGCAGTCTCCCTTTGGAGGATGCGTGGTTCAAAACTGCACCTCTGGTGATTTTGTCTTGCAACTTGAAAATGCCCTTAACTCAACGGTTGTTGACGCTTAGCTAACCGTCTGATAACGCACGCCGTATAAATcctgatatatttattcaagtcTTCTGTTTTGgttttgtatttattgaaaGCTGGTTATCCATTTGCAATCTCTCGGAAAGCagaatacttaatattttgtaataactaTTGGACATTTACCGAGCAGGTGCCATAAAGAGAAGAGACTAATAGATCatcaatatcatcatcatatcagccggcaGTCGTCAAATTCTGGATAAAGGCCTTCCtcaaagatcttcacgacgatcgatccatcgctaccctcatccaatgtatcaCCTCATCCCTTGGAATTAGGGACTAGGGACTAATAGATAATatcaaagaaatatattaaaagtaataggtatttacatattataggaataagtatctcatatatatatgtttataactttttcataaatgtattatattataatacgttTTCAAACATAGGGTAGTTTGATGAACTAAAACCGAAAGTGCgtatataattgatttaattaccAAATTCGTCTACAGGTGAGTTATATCGACCGATATCGACGTGCAGGCGATGTGCGAACTCACTCCCATAGTACACCATCAGCTCCGTATTGCGAGGAATAGTTCTAATTGTGCTGAAATATTTAACAAACTTGAAATGGAAGTAAACTAAACTAACGAAAGCAGCcataaattaaagaataaaaaacGGCGCTTCGTATCCTGTGGTGCCGTTACTCAGACGGCGAAAAGTCGAACAGCAAGAGCTATTTCGCCACCAAAGAGATAATTTATGAAATGTTCATCTTTTAGGTCTTCACTCTTAGATTTGGAAttatgttcatacaaaaatttagactggcaattttaataattaacatattatgcCTTTTTACTCGTTTAAATTAAATGGCCACTTATTTTTCCAAAACAACATGTCAATTAAAAATACTATGCCGTACCAAAATACCAACTCTTTCTTTTCGCTGTATGTACATCTCAGTAAGTTAAACATAGCCCTTCAAAATATCCaatcattgtattgtaattcTTTACAAAGTGGTTAAacaagataatattattgtgtcgagaaaatattaagttaaaaatcACTGACAATTATGTTAAGACAACAAAAATTTATACACAAAaaccaaccgacttcaaaaacaccattccaaaacaatagatataatatacactaaaaagtataaaatgcattgcgtatttttatacaatctaattctagttaagattattggtatttttggaatcggtgtccttccgccgcgacccgctctcgcctctcgcctcctcatgactcaagcacatctcgtctataactatgtatgtggttacaaacctatcatggatgacaccgactccaaaaataacaataatcgtaactagaattagattaattaattagattgtataaaaaatccccaaatatttttatactttttagtgcatattatatctattgttttggaatagtgttttttgataattttcttttattttttgattttttgtgattttcaagtacacttattaacaatttgtctaaatgtttgtagatatactaaatttttcattacagacagttagaaattctggcaccgcacccttactgtaattCGTTAAGTtaattgatcatcatatttgactacgacaattacttcaccataactatgttatggtagatgacttaaatatccggatagcgtcaaaaagattcggccgagtatcgttaatttgctcctatgaattgaagagttccgataCTTTGTCAAGGCtaccgtaatcagaacctaaccaaactctcaccaaattatatttgaaatatatcgtttcaaataaaaaaataataatcgtaaatttatcatccacatacgAACGGCAAATTTtcagacttttatggttttctcatgaatACCACtgccagatctggaccaaattacaatgggatcaGGAGTGGTGCATCTCCTTtcgctttcaaataaaaataattatcaaaatgggttcacccagtcgaaagttttgaggtaacaaacatacaaaaagaaaacattCAGACgacttgagaacctcctccttttttgaagtccgttAATAATCGGTTGCATCAACCTATTTTGCCTATATTTcacttgaaattaataaataatttataaaaaataaataaaaataaaaaaaatcatatccattttaattattacttgtCAATGgttataatgaaaattttacaGTTTTGATATGTTTGGGACATCGCGCGGGCAGGCACTTGGTTGAAGACCTCCTCCATATATTTACATGTTCCTCTGTTTTTGCATAGATTCATCCAGTCTGTCCTAGCAATATCTGCTATATGGTCAGTCCACCATCTTTCTGTTCTGCAAACTTTTCTTTTCCACTCTAATCCTTTTCTTCCACTATTCTTAGAGTCCACCAACCATCTGATAGACCAGCTATATGACAGCCCATGGTCACTTTTATTGCTTTTAAACTGCTCCGAATTTTCTGTATTTTACCGacacttaaaatacttctttcTTGTGCTCTTGATTCGAGTTTAacttttttatactatttaccatatttgtatttttttcataatattttatgagtaACAGTCTATTCCATGTGGCGACAGGACTTATATTATCGACGGCTTTGCTTTTATCGATAAAAGCTATGTACAAAGAATTGTTGAACTTAAACTTAAAACCTACCTGCGCAAACTGTTGATATACAGTTGCCGTTAGACTTATTGCTCTGAATGTTTCTCTCTGCAGATTTTAGTGtttggaatcaattttgaaatctaagatgacgtgtgatattataatataagcaaaATCTAAAAATGTTACCAGTAATACAATTCTCCCTTGTACTGGAACGCGACGAGGTTATGTTCACTCCAATGTCTAGAGCAGTTAATAAACCGCATCCAATTGGAGTTGTTCCCGTCTGCGGCGTCCACCATGTGCGAGGGTTTGTGGTCTTTGTCGTAGATCTGAGGATATCACCGACAgtataaaacacaatataacatcaaattcttaaataataaaacagacaTGACATGATGGAAAAAATTTTTCAGCATTTTTCACTATAGAAGTTTTATAAACAGCTTCcatataaaaagttattgatataatattccTTTTAATCACACCCGCCATATGGTATGTTATGATTGTAGTcggttttgtttaattttttttatcattcagTTTGTTGCTTGAACATAAAAACAAGAGTCCACTACGGTGGACTGACATTTATATCAGGTAAGTaagtataagtataataataataaaaaatagaattagtatttgtggcgtgtcataaTATAATTCTGGATATTGGTTGCAGAAAGCAGTAAATACAAAGTGGAGTAGTGTTACGTCAGCCAGCGTACCATTATCGTAGCGTGAAAATGAAGGTATCCCAAAAGGTAATTATTAACTTGTATTAGTAGACTCACCTGCCAGCAGTAGTTTGAAGCAGCGTCCTTAGTACGTACTCCTCTGTACGGCCCAAACCGCACATTACGTGGTAGGGTTCTCGTAGCGAACACTCCCAAACCGGCGCCTTTTATTCCATGGTAATTAAAATTGGATCGTTTTAGGTAAACAACcaaagaaatacaataaaaagtacctatatatatataaaagagatttacACCtatgtagtatatattatacttaatgtATTAACTCATCACGCTATTTTCTGAACCATAAAGCGCACAGACGTTCAATTTGGTAGAAAAATTCCTTTCGTGGAGTGCGCATAAGAACCACCAATGCAATGCGTTTTAACGACTAGTGAAGTTATCTGTACATCAATGATTCAGATATATCATGTTTctacttcttttttctttacaaTCTTCTTATTGAAAAGCGATGAACTTAACAAACTTACCTCTAATAGTGGATACATTTAAATGCAGAAATACTATTGGTAAGGTCAGGGCTGCCCTCTGTACTATCGGGGGGAGGTTTGTTACGGCAGGGACCTGAACGTAATAAAGTTATCTTAATAAAGTTTTGTAATAACGATAACGatgtttatggaataggacaattgaaagtgatcaccgcctttAGGCTGTTGCAACATTAAAGCGATTGCCAGTCCATGCGTAGTGCTCAGTTTAGGGTGAGTCAACAACCCTGacaattgtgtgtcttctaccgcatttatcacggggagtgttccgaaatgctattcaacctgattcctgccgccgaatttcaccttcgcacgacacgccacaagttacgatatcatccccaccatctggatgtgtggcggtcctccatagtgcggttttcaaggagctttcttcctcgtaccacgaagctgtggaatgagcttccttgtgcggtgtttccgggacgattcgacatgggtgccttcaagaaaagcgcgtacaccttccttaaaggccggcaacgctcttgtgatttctatggtgttgcaggagagtgtgggcggcggtgatcacttaacaccaggtgacccgtacgctcgtttgtcctcctattccataaaaaaaaatgcgaatcctgttatgtatatttatttgtctTCAGCATAACTTTCACATGCCAcataatttcacatcacaatcATATTATTACTTCTTATTTACAGTGTTTTCTATTACAGCATTTATCATGCGCATACGCATactgcaagaaatttcttgcctcgtacagccactctgtggaatcaattatcggctgctgttttcccgaatcgATACGAGTTAGCCACCTTCACgtaaagagcatactcccaaattaaaggccggcaagtcatctcttgacacctgttgttgccgATGTCTATGAGCGGCTGCCTCACCACTTcctatcacgtgagcctcttgccagtTTGCCTCCTcttgtattaaaaaaagtgtgagTAGATTGATACACCTTCAGTACTGATAACTcgttttctgtttttttttttttttatggtttatttactttttttactgacccaagtaaaataaatgtttaagtgCAGAAACTACGTACTATATCTATTGAAtcactttgaatttgaattcaatatttcgtaaaatgctGAATCtgttaatattgatataattaataatagttagtaAGTTAATTTGGTTTTAAAAGTTTAAAGAAATcttgtaactaataataatatggactaATACTAATACTTCTCAACactggtattctctagacaccgTAGAAGCAACACTTccacatataaatatttatttgtaaaaagagATATACAATCCCCAAGTCTACTGCTACCATAAACATTGGCAatggaaataataaaatgacatATAAAAGATTGACAGTAAATTTCTCGCGACTTCTCAttcaagctcaacttttccgaagtgatgGTAAATGGTGAAACGCATATCTTTGATTATATCATAAAGTCGTTTATATGTTGtaagttttgtaaattttacaaACCCGTTGCAACAAACGgggctctgagagagaagaaatgaTGCAAGAAACGTTCCCAGTTGATATGGTGTCAGTACGCCACATATAGTAACAGTCACTGCAATTAAGTTATGAGTAGGTATAATAACTTCCACTTACCTTATCATCCGGTATGATCAGTAACGGGCCATGTATAGCGCAGTATTCGTACACATAATCTCGACACGAAGGACAAACtgtacacaatataatattgtattattgagTCGTATTTCCAAAATACGTACTATTTTTACGAATTGACAAGCTTCAAACATATTAGTCTACCCCGTTACTTTTAATAGAATTATAccttaacatacataaatacatataagagtatgaaattgccgttttattgtaattgctACTTCAAATTGACATAGAAcattcatggtttgagatttttgagtatAACTTTTTTCagatggtacctatgtagtttttcttttaaataatattcgaCTATCAACATTAAGTTCATTTTTTTGTTCAGCTTAGACACTAAAGaaggatacttcgaaaattcgagtgatttttgaatacgagccCCGTCGCAGCAGAAAAAGATCCCAATATCAGCGTTGTGTTTGGAGAGGGCTCTGCTAATGgacgcaccgtgcgattttggtttaatcgctttcgtgatggaaacttttatttaaaGCCCGCCAACACAGCTGAATAACcaagaattgaaagagatggtggaagccgatccgagccaaactacccaggaattagcggcatgtTTTAACGGTTCTTTACCAACAATATTGTCTCATTTGCgtcgaattaataaaataaatatattatatgaataatgggtgcctcatgatttga from Leptidea sinapis chromosome 7, ilLepSina1.1, whole genome shotgun sequence includes these protein-coding regions:
- the LOC126965421 gene encoding zinc finger protein 271-like, with product MVDAADGNNSNWMRFINCSRHWSEHNLVAFQYKGELYYCTIRTIPRNTELMVYYGSEFAHRLHVDIGRYNSPVDEFVKRLAASYEHYDKMYAELTNPRNKSGTSLKQSVIFTKKKKIIPVKKSNSSNVKRPTYNQTIASKKTNKIHSDTKSTVSIVNEKTNQSVELKEHNSIYRDKKSQSDNITKTTPNEPDASKVHNTCGMTESSNVGGTMSNQCSYLKQGTGQYTGEKPYPRDECGKSTTESGHLTNHKRIQPCDKPYPCNVCGKSFNQSSHLKTHSKIHTGDKSYPCNVCGKSFIQSSDLKRHSRIHTGDKPYPCNVCGKSFSESGHLKRHSRIHTGDKPYTCDICPLKFTHKQSLVMHFQKRML